In a single window of the Pongo abelii isolate AG06213 chromosome 1, NHGRI_mPonAbe1-v2.0_pri, whole genome shotgun sequence genome:
- the SMIM12 gene encoding small integral membrane protein 12 isoform X2, which produces MWPVFWTVVRTYAPYVTFPVAFVVGAVGYHLEWFIRGKDPQPVEEEKSISERREDRKLDELLGKDHTQVVSLKDKLEFAPKAVLNRNRPEKN; this is translated from the coding sequence ATGTGGCCTGTGTTTTGGACCGTGGTTCGTACCTATGCTCCTTATGTCACATTCCCTGTTGCCTTCGTGGTCGGGGCTGTGGGCTACCACCTGGAATGGTTCATCAGGGGAAAGGACCCCCAGCCCGTGGAGGAGGAAAAGAGCATCTCAGAGCGCCGGGAGGATCGCAAGCTGGATGAGCTTCTAGGCAAGGACCACACGCAGGTGGTGAGCCTTAAGGACAAGCTAGAATTTGCCCCGAAAGCTGTGCTGAACAGAAACCGCCCAGAGAAGAATTAA